One window of the Colletotrichum destructivum chromosome 4, complete sequence genome contains the following:
- a CDS encoding Putative pentafunctional AroM protein → MGLANGSGSGSGPTRISILGKDDIVVDHGIWLDFVTHDLLENLKTSTYVLITDTNLYDTYVPPFQNVFNAAAPASTRLLTYAIPPGEVSKSRHTKASIEDWMLSQKCTRDTVIIALGGGVIGDMIGYVAATFMRGVRFVQVPTTLLSMVDSSIGGKTAIDTPMGKNLIGAFWQPFRIYIDLTFLETLPTREFINGMAEVVKTAAIWDEDEFTTLESNAPAILAAIKSQGEPSQRLSPIRDILKRIVLGSARVKAQVVSSDEREGGLRNLLNFGHSIGHAYEALLTPQLLHGEAVAIGMVKEAELARHLGILRPGAVARLVKCIASYELPTSVHDKKVIKLTAGKKCPVDVLLEKMAVDKKNDGAKKKIVLLSAIGKTHEQKASVVDDRAIRVVLSPATQVIPGVPKTLNSTVTPPGSKSISNRALVLAALGQGTCRIKNLLHSDDTEYMLSAIAQLGGATYAWEEAGEVLAVQGKGGKLSASKQALYLGNAGTASRFLTTVVSLCAPSDVSSTVLTGNARMKVRPIGPLVDALRANGLGIKYLGQEKSLPLQVDAADGFEGGVIELAATISSQYVSSILMAAPYAKQPVTLRLVGGKPISQFYIDMTIAMMRTFGVDVTRSTEEPNTYHIPKAVYKNPPEYVVESDASSATYPLAIAAITGTTCTVPNIGSESLQGDSRFAVDVLRPMGCTVEQTGTSTTVTGPPIGSLKAIEHVDMEPMTDAFLTASVLAAVASGTTKISGIANQRVKECNRIGAMREQLAKFGVETDEFDDGIIIIGRPVQSLQEPTDSIFCYDDHRVAMSFSVLSVVSPKPVTILERECTGKTWPGWWDTLSQSFDVHLDGIDQHPKSTLTGPSMKTRKDKSVFIIGMRGAGKTTAGRWMADTLKRPFIDLDEELERRAGMTIPEMIRGSRGWDGFRKDELDLLRDVLEKQSHGHIFSCGGGIVETPEARRLLVGHCHNSGTVLLVHRNTKEVVDYLLQDKSRPAYREDIEDVYYRRKPFFEECSNFEYFSPHPPGTMATQDPPLDFRRFVNVLCGEQAQAKRALAKDPSFFVSLTVPEVASALTLIPAVVVGADAVELRVDLLQDYSEDSVAHQVALLRSVADVPIIFTLRTKAQGGKFPDDAYDQGLGLYRKAIRMGVEFIDVEMTLPERVIQTVVENKGPCRIIASHHDPTGNLSWKNGSWIPFYNKALQWGDVIKLVGVAQRIEDNYDLAHFRSEMLSSHKTPIIALNMGTAGKLSRVLNGCLTPVSHPALPFKAAPGQLSAAEIRQALALLGGIDPLSFYLFGKPISASRSPALHNTLFALAGLPHEYFRKETDNAADVREIIRAPDFGGASVTIPLKLDIMKEIDEISEAARVIGAVNTIVPTRVSGSSDTKLVGDNTDWSGMVHSLQSVGVASRSSTGGQCSAMVIGSGGTTRAAVFALHALGFGPIYALARNSGNLETLKASFPPDYGIEALKSASEAAALSTSPTVIVSTIPADKPVDPSLRETLVAVLRHGTATDEKRVLLEMAYQPRHTPLMQLAEEAGWETIPGLEVLSAQGWHQFQKWTDIVPLYETARAAVLGEVTVEVSGSKA, encoded by the exons ATGGGATTGGCCAATGGCTCGGGGTCGGGCTCAGGACCGACCCGGATCTCGATCCTAGGCAAGGACGACATCGTTGTTGACCACGGCATTTGGCTCGACTTCGTGACTCACGATCTCCTCGAAAATCTCAAGACATCAACATACGTTCTTATCACAGACACAAATCTTTACGACACATACGTCCCCCCGTTCCAGAATGTCTTCAATGCAGCTGCGCCCGCCTCGACACGACTCCTCACCTACGCCATCCCGCCCGGCGAAGTATCCAAAAGCCGCCATACTAAAGCCAGCATCGAGGACTGGATGCTGTCGCAGAAATGCACAAGGGATACCGTCATCattgccctcggcggcggcgttaTTGGTGATATGATCGGCTACGTTGCAGCCACCTTCATGCGAGGTGTTCGCTTCGTCCAGGTGCCTACTACTTTGTTGTCCATGGTTGACTCATCCATTGGCGGCAAGACTGCAATCGATACCCCCATGGGCAAGAACCTTATAGGCGCTTTTTGGCAGCCTTTCCGCATTTACATTGACCTGACCTTTCTCGAGACGCTGCCGACGCGAGAATTTATCAATGGCATGGCAGAGGTTGTCAAGACGGCTGCGATCTGGGATGAGGACGAGTTCACGACTCTCGAATCCAACGCCCCCGCCATTCTGGCTGCCATCAAGTCCCAGGGTGAGCCCTCTCAAAGACTCTCACCTATTCGAGACATCCTCAAGCGAATCGTGCTTGGCTCAGCCCGCGTCAAGGCCCAGGTGGTGTCCAGCGACGAGAGAGAAGGTGGCTTGAGGAATCTGCTCAACTTTGGACACTCCATTGGCCATGCGTACGAGGCTCTCCTGACGCCCCAGCTCCTGCACGGAGAAGCAGTTGCCATTGGCATGGTCAAAGAGGCAGAGTTGGCCCGCCATTTAGGCATTCTTCGGCCTGGTGCCGTAGCCCGGCTTGTCAAGTGCATTGCGAGCTACGAGCTGCCCACCTCCGTACATGACAAGAAGGTTATCAAGTTGACGGCAGGCAAAAAGTGCCCCGTCGACGTGTTgctggagaagatggccgtcgacaagaagaacgacggcgccaagaagaagatcgTGCTCCTCTCGGCCATTGGAAAGACGCACGAACAGAAGGCCAGCGTTGTCGACGACCGCGCAATCAGAGTCGTCCTCTCCCCGGCGACGCAGGTGATTCCTGGTGTCCCAAAGACCCTCAACAGTACAGTGACGCCTCCCGGCTCCAAGAGCATCTCGAACCGCGCACTCGTTCTTGCAGCTCTGGGCCAGGGAACCTGCCGCATCAAGAATCTGCTGCATTCGGATGATACCGAGTACATGCTCTCGGCAATCGCCCAACTGGGCGGTGCGACCTACGCCTGGGAAGAAGCTGGGGAGGTCCTGGCTGTCCAAGGCAAGGGAGGCAAGCTCAGTGCGAGCAAACAGGCGTTGTACTTGGGCAATGCTGGCACTGCGTCTCGATTCTTGACAACTGTGGTTAGCCTTTGCGCCCCGTCTGAcgtgtcgtcgacggtgCTCACGGGGAACGCCCGAATGAAGGTCCGTCCCATCGGACCTCTGGTTGATGCTCTAAGAGCCAACGGTCTGGGGATCAAATACCTTGGACAGGAGAAGAGTCTTCCTCTACAGGTGGACGCCGCTGATGGCTTCGAGGGCGGGGTCATTGAGTTGGCTGCCACCATCTCGTCTCAGTATGTCTCGTCCATTCTTATGGCTGCGCCGTACGCAAAGCAACCGGTTACCCTGCGCCTTGTTGGAGGAAAGCCAATTTCTCAATTCTATATCGACATGACCATCGCCATGATGCGTACTTTTGGCGTCGACgtgacgaggtcgaccgAGGAGCCCAACACGTACCACATTCCGAAGGCTGTCTACAAAAATCCCCCAGAGTATGTGGTTGAGAGCGACGCCAGCTCCGCAACCTACCCCCTCGCCATTGCAGCCATCACTGGCACCACCTGCACTGTGCCCAATATCGGTTCAGAGTCCCTCCAAGGCGATTCTCGATTCGCAGTTGATGTGCTGAGGCCCATGGGCTGCACTGTCGAGCAGACAGGCACTTCCACCACCGTTACCGGACCGCCTATCGGCAGCCTGAAAGCCATTGAGCACGTCGATATGGAGCCTATGACAGACGCATTCTTGACAGCGTCAGTCCTCGCGGCTGTAGCATCGGGAACCACAAAGATCAGCGGCATTGCCAACCAGCGAGTTAAGGAATGCAACCGTATCGGAGCTATGCGCGAGCAACTGGCAAAGTTTGGCGTTGAGACGGACGAGTTTGACGACGGCATTATCATCATTGGGCGTCCTGTTCAAAGCTTGCAGGAACCCACAGACAGCATATTCTGCTACGACGATCACCGCGTTGCCATGAGCTTCAGTGTTCTCTCAGTTGTTTCGCCCAAGCCCGTTACGATACTCGAACGGGAATGTACTGGCAAGACATGGCCGGGCTGGTGGGACACACTGTCTCAGTCCTTCGACGTTCATCTGGATGGTATTGATCAGCACCCCAAGTCGACTTTGACGGGACCCTCCATGAAAACTCGTAAGGACAAATCTgtcttcatcatcggcatgCGTGGTGCGGGCAAGACAACTGCTGGCAGGTGGATGGCCGACACGCTCAAGAGACCATTCATTGatctggacgaggagctggagcgaCGGGCTGGCATGACTATTCCTGAGATGATCAGAGGTTCCAGGGGCTGGGACGGCTTCAGAAAAGACGAGCTGGACCTTCTGCGTGATGTCTTAGAGAAGCAGAGCCACGGACACATTTTCTCGTGCGGTGGTGGCATTGTCGAGACCCCGGAAGCTCGGAGACTACTCGTTGGTCATTGCCACAACAGCGGAACTGTGTTGCTGGTCCATCGCAACACCAAGGAAGTCGTTGACTATCTCCTTCAGGACAAGTCTAGACCAGCATACAGAGAGGACATTGAAGATGTTTACTACCGCCGAAAGCCATTCTTCGAAGAATGCAGCAACTTTGAGTACTTTAGTCCTCACCCGCCTGGTACAATGGCAACGCAGGACCCGCCGCTGGACTTCCGGCGCTTCGTCAATGTCTTGTGCGGAGAGCAGGCTCAGGCGAAGAGGGCGCTGGCAAAGGATCCCAGCTTCTTCGTCTCGCTCACGGTACCAGAAGTTGCTTCGGCCCTGACCCTGATACCGGCCGTTGTCGTTGGAGCAGATGCCGTCGAGCTTCGTGTAGACTTACTGCAAGACTACTCAGAAGATTCAGTGGCTCATCAAGTTGCGCTTCTCCGATCTGTCGCCGACGTGCCCATAATTTTCACCCTGCGGACAAAGGCACAGGGCGGCAAATTTCCGGACGATGCCTATGACCAAGGTCTTGGGCTTTACCGGAAGGCGATTCGCATGGGTGTCGAGTTCATCGACGTTGAGATGACACTCCCGGAGCGCGTCATCCAAACGGTCGTGGAGAACAAGGGACCGTGCCGCATAATAGCTTCCCATCACGACCCTACGGGCAACCTGTCGTGGAAGAACGGCTCCTGGATCCCGTTCTACAATAAGGCGCTTCAATGGGGTGATGTGATTAAGCTGGTTGGCGTTGCCCAGCGCATCGAGGACAACTACGACTTGGCGCACTTCAGGTCAGAGATGCTGTCCTCGCACAAGACACCCATCATTGCCCTCAACATGGGAACTGCTGGCAAGCTCAGTCGCGTGCTCAATGGCTGCCTCACTCCAGTATCTCATCCCGCTCTGCCGTTCAAGGCAGCCCCGGGGCAGTTGTCCGCGGCTGAGATTCGGCAGGCTTTGGCGCTACTGGGTGGCATTGACCCGTTGTCTTTCTACCTCTTCGGCAAGCCCATCTCGGCTTCGAGGTCACCCGCACTGCATAACACCCTTTTCGCGCTGGCAGGCTTGCCGCATGAGTACTTCCGAAAGGAGACGGATAATGCTGCTGATGTACGCGAGATCATCCGTGCGCCTGACTTTGGCGGCGCCTCCGTCACGATCCCCCTGAAGCTGGACATTATGAAGGAGATTGACGAAATATCGGAGGCTGCCCGTGTCATTGGGGCCGTCAACACCATCGTTCCGACCAGAGTCAGTGGAAGTAGTGACACTAAGCTGGTCGGTGACAACACTGACTGGTCGGGCATGGTCCACTCTCTTCAGTCTGTAGGAGTTGCATCTCGCTCCTCCACTGGCGGCCAGTGTTCCGCAATGGTTATCGGTTCGGGTGGAACCACAAGAGCTGCCGTATTTGCACTTCATGCGCTGGGCTTCGGGCCCATTTATGCCTTGGCGCGCAACAGCGGCAACTTGGAGACTTTGAAGGCTTCCTTCCCTCCCGACTATGGTATTGAGGCTCTCAAGAGCGCCAGCGAGGCAGCTGCCTTGAGCACCTCACCTACTGTCATTGTTAGCACAATTCCCGCAGACAAGCCAGTTGACCCCTCACTTCGAGAGACGTTGGTGGCGGTGTTGCGCCACGGAACAGCGACCGATGAAAAACGCGTCCTTCTCGAGATGGCCTACCAGCCTCGTCATACCCCTCTGATGCAactcgccgaggaagccggATGGGAAACCATCCCTGGACTGGAAGTGCTCTCGGCCCAGGGCTGGCATCAG TTCCAGAAATGGACCGACATCGTCCCACTTTACGAGACGGCCCGAGCGGCTGTGCTGGGCGAAGTGACCGTGGAAGTCAGTGGGAGCAAGGCTTGA